A genomic segment from Yimella sp. cx-51 encodes:
- a CDS encoding ATP-binding cassette domain-containing protein, whose product MPVTHLILDDIAVTYDGRWVLDGISLTTTPGARLGIVGENGAGKSTLLRIAAGVELPARGAVSRPADTGFVSQDAGLQADATIAQVLREALAPLHDAVAEIETLATNLDDADASNRYDEVLAWATRHEAWTATARAEQAAARLGLEHLSPDTRVGELSGGQRSRLALAALLARRPDCVLLDEPTNHLDDDVLTFLEQELREMAGVVVAASHDRSFLENVCTTVVDLDRTHFGTDGVGGRTYSGSYRNYLAKKAQARRRWQEDFEAQQEELNELRKAAKTTNLDVAHDRPPRDADKYIYGFKGARVQQTVARRRRNAEQRIEAIERELISKPPKQLSFRGSFAADGAAAVTARDASVAGRFELPRLDVRPGEHWLITGANGSGKSSLLAALAGSLAVESGELYVHACRIGLLDQHVYFSDPVRTPLEIYSAAGSSVPLIELGLLLPRDLHRPVGELSLGTQQRLALAMLMAQRPDLVLLDEPTNHLSLRLVEELEDAILDSPATVLVASHDRWLRSRWTGPTLDLDPPGTG is encoded by the coding sequence ATGCCAGTTACCCACCTCATCCTTGACGACATCGCCGTCACCTACGACGGACGCTGGGTGCTCGACGGCATCAGCCTCACCACCACGCCCGGTGCCCGGCTCGGCATCGTCGGCGAGAACGGCGCCGGGAAATCGACCCTTCTGCGGATCGCGGCAGGCGTCGAACTACCCGCCCGCGGTGCAGTGAGCCGTCCGGCCGACACCGGTTTCGTCTCCCAGGACGCCGGGTTGCAAGCGGACGCCACCATCGCGCAGGTATTGCGGGAGGCCCTCGCTCCCCTGCATGACGCGGTGGCCGAGATCGAAACTCTCGCAACGAATCTCGACGATGCTGATGCCTCGAACCGGTACGACGAGGTGCTGGCCTGGGCCACCCGTCACGAAGCCTGGACGGCGACCGCTCGGGCCGAACAAGCCGCTGCTCGTCTCGGTCTCGAGCACCTCTCACCGGACACTCGGGTGGGCGAACTCTCGGGTGGCCAACGCAGTCGCTTGGCGCTGGCGGCACTGCTGGCCCGCCGTCCAGATTGCGTCCTGCTCGATGAGCCGACCAATCATCTGGACGACGACGTGCTCACCTTCCTGGAGCAGGAGTTGCGCGAGATGGCCGGCGTGGTCGTCGCGGCCAGCCATGACCGCAGCTTCCTGGAGAACGTCTGCACCACCGTCGTCGATCTCGATCGCACCCACTTCGGCACGGACGGCGTCGGCGGACGCACCTACTCCGGCAGCTATCGCAACTACCTCGCCAAAAAGGCGCAGGCTCGGCGGCGCTGGCAGGAAGATTTCGAGGCACAGCAGGAGGAGCTCAACGAGCTTCGCAAGGCCGCGAAGACCACGAATCTCGATGTCGCACATGACCGCCCGCCTCGGGACGCCGACAAGTACATCTACGGGTTCAAGGGTGCGCGGGTGCAACAGACCGTCGCCCGGCGCCGTCGTAACGCCGAGCAACGCATCGAGGCGATCGAGCGCGAACTGATCAGCAAACCGCCGAAGCAGCTGAGCTTCCGCGGTTCGTTCGCTGCCGATGGAGCAGCTGCGGTCACAGCACGGGACGCCTCGGTGGCGGGGCGCTTTGAACTCCCCCGGCTGGACGTGCGCCCCGGCGAGCATTGGCTGATCACCGGCGCCAATGGTTCAGGCAAGTCGAGCCTGCTGGCTGCTCTGGCCGGTTCGCTCGCCGTCGAATCAGGAGAGTTGTACGTCCACGCCTGCCGCATAGGGCTGCTGGATCAGCACGTCTATTTCTCCGACCCTGTGCGCACCCCGCTGGAGATCTACAGTGCAGCCGGATCGTCGGTGCCGCTCATCGAACTCGGCCTCCTGCTCCCCCGCGACCTGCACCGGCCCGTGGGCGAGCTAAGCCTCGGCACGCAACAGCGACTGGCGTTGGCCATGCTCATGGCGCAGCGTCCCGACCTCGTCCTGCTCGACGAACCGACCAACCACCTGTCGCTGCGCCTGGTCGAGGAACTGGAGGACGCCATCCTCGACTCCCCGGCGACAGTGCTCGTCGCCAGTCACGACCGGTGGTTGCGATCGCGATGGACCGGCCCGACGCTGGACCTCGACCCGCCCGGCACCGGCTGA
- a CDS encoding DUF692 domain-containing protein: MTRAMPTGTAIAWRPPIAESLAELQRQGRLQFTEVVAENVHLNHVPSALDELAATGVTVVPHGVSLGLADASRPDAGRLAHLAELATRFEAPIVSEHLAFVRAASTPDSLHGDVLEAGHLMPPPRTRDMLAVAVENIRIAQEQLPVPLAIENIAALLSWPEDELDEPDFLSEIVQRTGVYIVLDVANLHSSATARGTDPAAELARFPLDRVAYVHVAGGIERNGLYIDTHGHGVPDAVTDLLTRFVALRGSADLPGVMLERDSDITAEAVLSDLDRIDRAVAAGRDRVH; encoded by the coding sequence ATGACCAGAGCGATGCCGACCGGCACGGCGATTGCGTGGCGTCCGCCGATTGCTGAGTCGCTCGCAGAACTGCAGCGGCAAGGACGACTGCAGTTCACCGAGGTCGTTGCTGAAAACGTCCACCTCAACCACGTGCCGTCGGCGCTCGACGAACTCGCTGCGACCGGGGTGACAGTCGTGCCGCACGGGGTCAGCCTCGGGCTGGCCGATGCTTCCCGCCCCGACGCGGGCAGACTTGCCCACCTGGCCGAGCTCGCGACGCGGTTCGAGGCGCCGATTGTCAGCGAACATCTCGCCTTCGTGCGGGCCGCCAGCACTCCCGATTCCCTTCACGGCGATGTGCTCGAAGCGGGCCATCTCATGCCTCCGCCGCGCACCCGCGACATGCTCGCGGTGGCCGTCGAGAACATCCGCATCGCGCAGGAGCAACTGCCGGTGCCACTCGCGATCGAGAACATCGCTGCGCTGCTCTCCTGGCCCGAGGACGAACTCGACGAGCCCGACTTCCTGAGCGAGATCGTCCAGCGCACAGGCGTTTACATCGTGCTCGATGTCGCCAACCTGCATTCCAGCGCCACCGCGCGAGGTACCGATCCGGCCGCTGAACTCGCCCGCTTCCCGCTGGACCGAGTGGCGTACGTCCACGTAGCAGGTGGGATCGAGCGGAACGGTCTCTACATCGACACCCATGGCCACGGGGTGCCGGACGCCGTCACCGATCTGCTGACCAGGTTCGTCGCACTGCGCGGCAGCGCCGACCTTCCCGGAGTGATGCTCGAACGCGACAGCGACATCACCGCCGAGGCGGTGCTCTCTGATCTCGATCGCATCGACCGGGCCGTGGCAGCGGGACGAGACCGTGTCCACTGA
- a CDS encoding DNA-3-methyladenine glycosylase has protein sequence MEVIETIELPVPQPYDADGVFAFLAARAVDRVELVERSDATSRYVRTLALPGGPGLIDVVHDGEVLPVTVHAAAAADVAPAVRLVSALFDLDHDAAAADSLLADDPSLADVVARNPGIRVPGGLDPHELVVRALVGQQISVAAARTHLGRLAQFCGTPCPTQVSGVDRLFPSAASIAASVPVPPPGQEPLDPNRPMRLPRRSIGDLVSTAAVLADGSLRVAADMEASELRAALIARPGIGEWTAAYLAMRVLHDPDAWLTGDVALVAGARRLGIIDDSIPTAKAHRPLAEHASRWSPYRSYAAMHLWRVAAQG, from the coding sequence GTGGAGGTCATCGAAACGATCGAGCTGCCGGTGCCGCAGCCCTACGATGCGGACGGCGTTTTCGCATTCCTGGCGGCACGCGCTGTCGACAGAGTTGAACTGGTCGAGCGCTCCGACGCCACCTCCAGGTACGTCCGCACTCTCGCCCTGCCTGGTGGCCCGGGGCTCATCGACGTCGTCCATGACGGGGAGGTCTTGCCGGTGACGGTGCACGCCGCCGCGGCCGCCGATGTCGCTCCCGCCGTGCGGCTCGTCAGCGCACTCTTCGATCTCGACCATGACGCGGCGGCCGCTGATTCGCTGCTCGCCGATGACCCTTCTCTTGCGGACGTCGTGGCACGAAATCCAGGCATTCGCGTGCCGGGGGGCCTTGATCCCCACGAACTCGTGGTGCGCGCACTCGTCGGCCAACAGATCTCCGTCGCCGCCGCGCGGACGCATCTTGGCCGGCTCGCCCAATTCTGCGGAACTCCCTGCCCGACACAAGTTTCCGGGGTCGACCGACTGTTTCCCTCGGCGGCGTCCATCGCCGCATCCGTGCCTGTGCCGCCGCCCGGCCAGGAGCCACTCGACCCCAACCGCCCGATGCGTCTACCCAGGCGGTCGATCGGCGACCTCGTCTCCACGGCAGCCGTGCTCGCCGATGGCTCACTGCGGGTCGCCGCCGACATGGAGGCGTCCGAACTGCGCGCCGCGCTCATTGCCCGCCCTGGCATCGGCGAATGGACCGCCGCCTACCTCGCGATGCGCGTCCTGCACGATCCGGACGCCTGGCTCACCGGCGATGTCGCACTGGTCGCCGGGGCGCGAAGGCTCGGAATCATCGACGACTCGATTCCCACCGCGAAGGCGCACCGCCCGCTGGCCGAGCACGCGTCGCGCTGGTCGCCCTACCGTTCCTACGCCGCGATGCACCTGTGGCGGGTCGCGGCTCAAGGCTGA
- the ligD gene encoding non-homologous end-joining DNA ligase, with amino-acid sequence MAGKQSSPAVELEVGEHAIRVSNPDRVYFPASGATKLDLVNYYLSVGEGIVRALRDRPCMLHRFPTGITGEKVHQKRLPRGAPDWVETARVFFPRYKRTADELCVTELASVIWAVQMSTVEFHPWNSRVPEIEKPDEWRIDLDPMPDCPFDRTRRVADVCWELLDELGIRGFPKTSGGSGLHIYVRIEQEWVFKDVRRAALAFAREVERRAPDDVTTTWWRKDRDPSMLFVDYNQNARDHTMASAYSVRGNPDATVSTPFDWPELADLDPRDFTIATVPERFAKLGDLTAEIDDVAFSLEPLLEWADRDERDGKETPPEPDADSD; translated from the coding sequence ATGGCCGGCAAGCAGAGCTCACCCGCCGTCGAACTGGAGGTCGGCGAGCACGCCATCCGCGTCTCCAATCCCGACCGGGTCTACTTCCCCGCGTCCGGCGCCACCAAGCTCGACCTGGTCAACTACTACCTCTCGGTGGGCGAGGGCATCGTGCGGGCGCTGCGCGATCGTCCGTGCATGCTGCACCGGTTTCCCACCGGCATCACCGGCGAGAAGGTGCACCAGAAGCGGCTCCCGCGCGGCGCGCCCGACTGGGTCGAGACAGCGCGGGTCTTCTTCCCGCGGTACAAGCGCACCGCCGACGAGCTGTGCGTCACCGAGTTGGCTTCGGTGATCTGGGCGGTGCAGATGTCGACCGTCGAGTTCCACCCGTGGAATTCGCGCGTGCCGGAGATCGAGAAGCCGGACGAGTGGCGCATCGACCTCGACCCGATGCCCGACTGCCCGTTCGACCGCACCCGCCGCGTCGCGGACGTGTGTTGGGAGCTGTTGGACGAGTTGGGCATTCGCGGTTTCCCCAAGACCAGCGGCGGTTCGGGCCTGCACATCTACGTGCGGATCGAGCAGGAGTGGGTCTTCAAGGATGTCCGGCGTGCGGCGCTGGCCTTCGCCCGCGAGGTGGAACGGCGAGCGCCCGACGACGTGACCACAACCTGGTGGCGCAAGGACCGCGACCCCTCGATGCTCTTCGTCGACTACAACCAGAACGCCCGCGATCACACAATGGCCTCGGCGTACTCGGTGCGTGGCAACCCCGACGCGACGGTCTCCACCCCGTTCGACTGGCCCGAACTCGCCGACCTCGACCCGCGCGACTTCACCATCGCGACCGTGCCCGAGCGGTTCGCCAAGCTCGGTGACCTGACCGCCGAGATCGACGACGTCGCGTTCAGCCTCGAGCCGCTGTTGGAGTGGGCCGACCGCGACGAGCGGGACGGCAAGGAGACGCCACCCGAGCCCGACGCCGACTCGGACTAA
- a CDS encoding ferredoxin, which yields MPFASGLSPLPTSFGSERSSDSATLHIDRIACTGHGLCAALLPEQVSLDEWGYPVVHAQEVDADLGRTAVRLCPVAALRLGVR from the coding sequence TTGCGTCCGGTTTGTCGCCTCTTCCCACGAGCTTCGGGTCTGAGCGCTCGTCCGACTCGGCCACGCTGCACATCGACCGCATCGCCTGCACCGGCCACGGACTCTGCGCAGCCCTTCTGCCCGAGCAGGTCTCGCTGGACGAATGGGGCTACCCCGTCGTCCACGCCCAGGAAGTCGACGCTGACCTCGGCCGCACCGCCGTCCGGCTGTGCCCGGTGGCGGCGCTCCGGCTCGGCGTCCGGTGA